In Myotis daubentonii chromosome 16, mMyoDau2.1, whole genome shotgun sequence, one DNA window encodes the following:
- the FMNL1 gene encoding formin-like protein 1 isoform X4, protein MGNAAGSAEPPAGLAAPSPKQPAAPKQPMPAAGELEERFNRVLNCMNLPPDKVQLLSQYDNEKKWELICDQERFQVKNPPTAYIQKLKSYLETGGVSRKVASDWMSNLGFKRRVQESTQVLRELEISLRTNHIGWVQEFLNEENRGLDVLLDYLAFAQCSVTYDMESTDNGAPSSEKSKPLEQSVEDLSKGPPASSVPQPRSRHLTVKLTPAHSRKTLRNSRIVSQKDDVHVCIMCLRAIMNYQSGFSLVMSHPACVNEIALSLNNKNPRTKALVLELLAAVCLVRGGHDIILAAFDNFKEVCGEQHRFEKLMEYFRNEDSNIDFMVACMQFINIVVHSVENMNFRVFLQYEFTHLGLDLYLERLRVTESDKLQVQIQAYLDNVFDVGVLLEDTETKNAVLEHMEELQEQVTLLTERLRDAENESMAKIAELEKQLSQARKELETMRERFSDSTAMGVPRRPPEPEKGPAPASARPSALELKVEELEEKGLIRILRGPGDAVSIEILPVAVATPSGGDAPTLGVPSSSPSPEPVPGAAAPPPPPPLPGLPSQQEAPLAEPPRAPPLPGSAEPPPPPPPLPGVLPPPPPPPPPPPGPDGLVPPPPPPPPGGLSGALAEPGPEMGPGVKAKKPIQTKFRMPLLNWVALKPSQITGTVFTELNDEKVLQELDMSDFEEQFKTKSQGPSLDLSALKGKAAQKAPSKATLIEANRAKNLAITLRKGNLGADRICQAIETYDLQALSLDFLELLTRFLPTEYERTLIARFEREQRPMEELSEEDQFMLRFSRIPRLQERMAALTFMGNFPDTVQLLMPQLNAVIAASMSIKSSDKLRQILEIVLAFGNYMNSSKRGAAYGFRLQSLDALLEMKSTDRKQTLLHYLVKVIAEKYPQLTGFHSDLHFLDKAGSVSLDSILGDVRALQRGLELTQREFVRQDDCAVLKEFLRANSPTMDKLLADSKTAQEAYDSVVEYFGENPKTTSPSMFFTLFSRFVKAYKKAEQEVEQWKKEAAAQEAGAETPGKGDSPALKSPPKARRPQMDLISELKRKQQKEPLIYESDRDGAIEDIITVLKTVPFTARTGKRTSRLLCEASLGEEIPL, encoded by the exons AACTGCATGAACTTGCCCCCGGACAAGGTCCAGCTGCTGAGCCAGTATGACAACGAGAAGAAGTGGGAGCTCATCTGTGACCAG GAGCGGTTTCAAGTCAAGAACCCCCCCACAGCCTATATCCAGAAGCTGAAGAGCTACCTAGAAACTGGTGGGGTCAGCCGAAAGGTAGCATCGGATTGGATGTCCAACCTGGGG TTTAAGAGGCGAGTCCAGGAGTCCACTCAGGTGCTGCGGGAGCTGGAGATCTCCCTGAGGACAAACCACATCGG GTGGGTGCAGGAGTTCCTCAACGAGGAGAACCGCGGCCTGGATGTGCTCCTCGATTACCTGGCCTTTGCCCAGTGCTCCGTCAC GTATGACATGGAGAGCACAGACAATGGGGCCCCAAGCTCGGAGAAGAGCAAGCCCCTGGAGCAGTCAGTGGAAGACCTCAGCAAGGGCCCACCCGCCTCCTCGGTGCCACAGCCCAGGAGTCGCCACCTGACCGTCAA GCTGACCCCAGCCCACAGCAGGAAGACGCTGCGGAACTCGCGCATCGTCAGCCAGAAGGATGACGTCCACGTCTGCATTATGTGCTTGCGTGCCATCATGAACTACCAG tcTGGCTTCAGCCTCGTCatgagccacccagcctgtgtCAATGAGATTGCTCTGAGCCTCAACAACAAGAACCCCAG AACCAAGgctctggtgctggagctgctggcGGCTGTGTGCCTGGTGCGGGGAGGACACGACATCATCCTCGCAGCCTTTGACAACTTCAAGGAG GTGTGTGGGGAGCAGCACCGCTTTGAAAAGCTGATGGAATACTTCCGGAATGAAGACAGCAACATCGACTTCATG gtggcCTGCATGCAATTCATCAACATCGTGGTACACTCAGTGGAGAACATGAACTTCCGAGTCTTCCTGCAATATGAGTTCACCCACCTGGGCCTGGACCTGTACTTGGAG AGGCTGCGGGTCACAGAGAGCGACAAGCTGCAGGTGCAGATCCAGGCGTACCTGGACAACGTGTTCGATGTGGGCGTGCTGCTGGAGGACACGGAGACGAAGAACGCCGTGCTGGAGCACatggaggagctgcaggagcagGTGACCCTG CTGACAGAGCGGCTTCGGGACGCGGAGAACGAGTCCATGGCTAAGATCGCCGAGCTGGAGAAGCAGCTCAGCCAGGCCCGGAAGGAGCTGGAGACCATGCGG GAGCGCTTCAGCGATTCCACGGCCATGGGCGTCCCCAGGCGTCCACCCGAGCCTGAGAAAGGGCCTGCCCCGGCCTCGGCAAGGCCCTCGGCTCTAGAGCTGAAggtggaggagctggaggagaaggGGTTAATCCGTATCCTGCGGGGACCCGGGGATGCTGTCTCCATCGAGATCCTCCCCGTCGCCGTGGCAACTCCAAGCGGCGGTGATGCCCCGACTCTGGGAGTGCCCAgcagctcccccagcccag AGCCGGTTCCCGgagcagcagccccgcccccgccgcccccgctgcccggcctcccctcccagcAGGAAGCCCCGCTCGCGGAGCccccccgggccccgcccctccccggcaGCGcggagcccccgcccccgcccccgccgctgccCGGAGTcctgccgcccccgccgccgccgccgccgccgccgcctggccCAGATGGGCtggtgcctcccccacccccgccgcctcCCGGAGGTCTCTCTGGTGCCCTTGCGGAGCCGGGCCCAGAGATGGGCCCAG GAGTAAAGGCCAAGAAACCCATCCAGACCAAGTTCAGAATGCCCCTCTTAAACTGGGTCGCCCTGAAACCCAGCCAGATCACGGGCACTGTCTTCACTGAGCTCAATGATGAGAAGGTGCTGCAG GAACTGGACATGAGTGACTTTGAGGAGCAGTTCAAGACGAAGTCCCAAGGTCCCAGCCTGGACCTCAGTGCTCTCAAGGGTAAGGCAGCCCAGAAGGCCCCCAGCAAAGCCACACTCATTGAAGCCAACAGGGCCAAGAACCTGGCCATCACCCTGCGCAAGGGCAACCTGGGAGCAGACCGCATCTGCCAGGCCATCGAGAC GTACGACCTCCAGGCCCTTAGCCTGGACTTCCTGGAGCTGCTGACCCGCTTCCTGCCCACGGAGTATGAGCGCACCCTCATTGCCCGCTTCGAGCGGGAGCAGCGGCCGATGGAGGAGCTGTCAGAGGAGGACCAGTTCATGCTGCGCTTCAGCCGCATCCCGCGCCTGCAGGAGCGCATGGCCGCGCTAACCTTCATGGGCAACTTCCCGGATACCGTCCAGCTGCTCATGCCG CAACTGAATGCCGTCATTGCAGCCTCAATGTCCATTAAGTCGTCTGACAAACTCCGCCAGATCCTGGAG ATCGTCCTGGCCTTCGGCAACTACATGAACAGCAGCAAGCGTGGAGCAGCCTATGGCTTCCGGCTCCAGAGCCTGGATGCG CTGCTGGAGATGAAGTCGACCGACCGAAAGCAGACGCTGCTGCACTACCTGGTGAAGGTCATTGCTGAGAAGTATCCACAGCTCACAGGCTTCCACAGTGACCTGCACTTCCTGGACAAGGCGGGCTCAG TGTCCCTGGACAGCATCCTCGGGGACGTGCGTGCCCTGCAGCGAGGCCTGGAGTTGACCCAGCGGGAGTTTGTGCGGCAGGATGACTGCGCGGTGCTCAAGGAGTTCCTGAGGGCCAACTCCCCCACCATGGATAAGCTGCTGGCAGACAGCAAGACAGCGCAG GAGGCCTACGACTCCGTGGTGGAATACTTCGGAGAAAACCCCAAGACCACGTCCCCCTCCATGTTCTTTACCCTCTTCAGTCGCTTCGTCAAGGCCTACAAG AAAGCTGAGCAGGAGGTGGAACAGTGGAAGAAAGAAGCGGCTGCTCAGGAGGCAGGCGCTGAAACTCCAGGCAAAGGGGACTCCCCAGCACTCAAG tccccaCCGAAGGCTCGGAGGCCACAGATGGACCTCATCTCCGAGCTGAAACGGAAGCAGCAGAAGGAGCCACTCATCTATGAGAGTGACCGCGATGGGGCCATTGAAGACATCATCACAG TGCTCAAGACGGTGCCCTTCAC
- the FMNL1 gene encoding formin-like protein 1 isoform X3, protein MGNAAGSAEPPAGLAAPSPKQPAAPKQPMPAAGELEERFNRVLNCMNLPPDKVQLLSQYDNEKKWELICDQERFQVKNPPTAYIQKLKSYLETGGVSRKVASDWMSNLGFKRRVQESTQVLRELEISLRTNHIGWVQEFLNEENRGLDVLLDYLAFAQCSVTYDMESTDNGAPSSEKSKPLEQSVEDLSKGPPASSVPQPRSRHLTVKLTPAHSRKTLRNSRIVSQKDDVHVCIMCLRAIMNYQSGFSLVMSHPACVNEIALSLNNKNPRTKALVLELLAAVCLVRGGHDIILAAFDNFKEVCGEQHRFEKLMEYFRNEDSNIDFMVACMQFINIVVHSVENMNFRVFLQYEFTHLGLDLYLERLRVTESDKLQVQIQAYLDNVFDVGVLLEDTETKNAVLEHMEELQEQVTLLTERLRDAENESMAKIAELEKQLSQARKELETMRERFSDSTAMGVPRRPPEPEKGPAPASARPSALELKVEELEEKGLIRILRGPGDAVSIEILPVAVATPSGGDAPTLGVPSSSPSPEPVPGAAAPPPPPPLPGLPSQQEAPLAEPPRAPPLPGSAEPPPPPPPLPGVLPPPPPPPPPPPGPDGLVPPPPPPPPGGLSGALAEPGPEMGPGVKAKKPIQTKFRMPLLNWVALKPSQITGTVFTELNDEKVLQELDMSDFEEQFKTKSQGPSLDLSALKGKAAQKAPSKATLIEANRAKNLAITLRKGNLGADRICQAIETYDLQALSLDFLELLTRFLPTEYERTLIARFEREQRPMEELSEEDQFMLRFSRIPRLQERMAALTFMGNFPDTVQLLMPQLNAVIAASMSIKSSDKLRQILEIVLAFGNYMNSSKRGAAYGFRLQSLDALLEMKSTDRKQTLLHYLVKVIAEKYPQLTGFHSDLHFLDKAGSVSLDSILGDVRALQRGLELTQREFVRQDDCAVLKEFLRANSPTMDKLLADSKTAQEAYDSVVEYFGENPKTTSPSMFFTLFSRFVKAYKKAEQEVEQWKKEAAAQEAGAETPGKGDSPALKSPPKARRPQMDLISELKRKQQKEPLIYESDRDGAIEDIITDLRNQPYIRSDTGRRSARRRPPGPPLQVTSDLSL, encoded by the exons AACTGCATGAACTTGCCCCCGGACAAGGTCCAGCTGCTGAGCCAGTATGACAACGAGAAGAAGTGGGAGCTCATCTGTGACCAG GAGCGGTTTCAAGTCAAGAACCCCCCCACAGCCTATATCCAGAAGCTGAAGAGCTACCTAGAAACTGGTGGGGTCAGCCGAAAGGTAGCATCGGATTGGATGTCCAACCTGGGG TTTAAGAGGCGAGTCCAGGAGTCCACTCAGGTGCTGCGGGAGCTGGAGATCTCCCTGAGGACAAACCACATCGG GTGGGTGCAGGAGTTCCTCAACGAGGAGAACCGCGGCCTGGATGTGCTCCTCGATTACCTGGCCTTTGCCCAGTGCTCCGTCAC GTATGACATGGAGAGCACAGACAATGGGGCCCCAAGCTCGGAGAAGAGCAAGCCCCTGGAGCAGTCAGTGGAAGACCTCAGCAAGGGCCCACCCGCCTCCTCGGTGCCACAGCCCAGGAGTCGCCACCTGACCGTCAA GCTGACCCCAGCCCACAGCAGGAAGACGCTGCGGAACTCGCGCATCGTCAGCCAGAAGGATGACGTCCACGTCTGCATTATGTGCTTGCGTGCCATCATGAACTACCAG tcTGGCTTCAGCCTCGTCatgagccacccagcctgtgtCAATGAGATTGCTCTGAGCCTCAACAACAAGAACCCCAG AACCAAGgctctggtgctggagctgctggcGGCTGTGTGCCTGGTGCGGGGAGGACACGACATCATCCTCGCAGCCTTTGACAACTTCAAGGAG GTGTGTGGGGAGCAGCACCGCTTTGAAAAGCTGATGGAATACTTCCGGAATGAAGACAGCAACATCGACTTCATG gtggcCTGCATGCAATTCATCAACATCGTGGTACACTCAGTGGAGAACATGAACTTCCGAGTCTTCCTGCAATATGAGTTCACCCACCTGGGCCTGGACCTGTACTTGGAG AGGCTGCGGGTCACAGAGAGCGACAAGCTGCAGGTGCAGATCCAGGCGTACCTGGACAACGTGTTCGATGTGGGCGTGCTGCTGGAGGACACGGAGACGAAGAACGCCGTGCTGGAGCACatggaggagctgcaggagcagGTGACCCTG CTGACAGAGCGGCTTCGGGACGCGGAGAACGAGTCCATGGCTAAGATCGCCGAGCTGGAGAAGCAGCTCAGCCAGGCCCGGAAGGAGCTGGAGACCATGCGG GAGCGCTTCAGCGATTCCACGGCCATGGGCGTCCCCAGGCGTCCACCCGAGCCTGAGAAAGGGCCTGCCCCGGCCTCGGCAAGGCCCTCGGCTCTAGAGCTGAAggtggaggagctggaggagaaggGGTTAATCCGTATCCTGCGGGGACCCGGGGATGCTGTCTCCATCGAGATCCTCCCCGTCGCCGTGGCAACTCCAAGCGGCGGTGATGCCCCGACTCTGGGAGTGCCCAgcagctcccccagcccag AGCCGGTTCCCGgagcagcagccccgcccccgccgcccccgctgcccggcctcccctcccagcAGGAAGCCCCGCTCGCGGAGCccccccgggccccgcccctccccggcaGCGcggagcccccgcccccgcccccgccgctgccCGGAGTcctgccgcccccgccgccgccgccgccgccgccgcctggccCAGATGGGCtggtgcctcccccacccccgccgcctcCCGGAGGTCTCTCTGGTGCCCTTGCGGAGCCGGGCCCAGAGATGGGCCCAG GAGTAAAGGCCAAGAAACCCATCCAGACCAAGTTCAGAATGCCCCTCTTAAACTGGGTCGCCCTGAAACCCAGCCAGATCACGGGCACTGTCTTCACTGAGCTCAATGATGAGAAGGTGCTGCAG GAACTGGACATGAGTGACTTTGAGGAGCAGTTCAAGACGAAGTCCCAAGGTCCCAGCCTGGACCTCAGTGCTCTCAAGGGTAAGGCAGCCCAGAAGGCCCCCAGCAAAGCCACACTCATTGAAGCCAACAGGGCCAAGAACCTGGCCATCACCCTGCGCAAGGGCAACCTGGGAGCAGACCGCATCTGCCAGGCCATCGAGAC GTACGACCTCCAGGCCCTTAGCCTGGACTTCCTGGAGCTGCTGACCCGCTTCCTGCCCACGGAGTATGAGCGCACCCTCATTGCCCGCTTCGAGCGGGAGCAGCGGCCGATGGAGGAGCTGTCAGAGGAGGACCAGTTCATGCTGCGCTTCAGCCGCATCCCGCGCCTGCAGGAGCGCATGGCCGCGCTAACCTTCATGGGCAACTTCCCGGATACCGTCCAGCTGCTCATGCCG CAACTGAATGCCGTCATTGCAGCCTCAATGTCCATTAAGTCGTCTGACAAACTCCGCCAGATCCTGGAG ATCGTCCTGGCCTTCGGCAACTACATGAACAGCAGCAAGCGTGGAGCAGCCTATGGCTTCCGGCTCCAGAGCCTGGATGCG CTGCTGGAGATGAAGTCGACCGACCGAAAGCAGACGCTGCTGCACTACCTGGTGAAGGTCATTGCTGAGAAGTATCCACAGCTCACAGGCTTCCACAGTGACCTGCACTTCCTGGACAAGGCGGGCTCAG TGTCCCTGGACAGCATCCTCGGGGACGTGCGTGCCCTGCAGCGAGGCCTGGAGTTGACCCAGCGGGAGTTTGTGCGGCAGGATGACTGCGCGGTGCTCAAGGAGTTCCTGAGGGCCAACTCCCCCACCATGGATAAGCTGCTGGCAGACAGCAAGACAGCGCAG GAGGCCTACGACTCCGTGGTGGAATACTTCGGAGAAAACCCCAAGACCACGTCCCCCTCCATGTTCTTTACCCTCTTCAGTCGCTTCGTCAAGGCCTACAAG AAAGCTGAGCAGGAGGTGGAACAGTGGAAGAAAGAAGCGGCTGCTCAGGAGGCAGGCGCTGAAACTCCAGGCAAAGGGGACTCCCCAGCACTCAAG tccccaCCGAAGGCTCGGAGGCCACAGATGGACCTCATCTCCGAGCTGAAACGGAAGCAGCAGAAGGAGCCACTCATCTATGAGAGTGACCGCGATGGGGCCATTGAAGACATCATCACAG
- the FMNL1 gene encoding formin-like protein 1 isoform X2 gives MGNAAGSAEPPAGLAAPSPKQPAAPKQPMPAAGELEERFNRVLNCMNLPPDKVQLLSQYDNEKKWELICDQERFQVKNPPTAYIQKLKSYLETGGVSRKVASDWMSNLGFKRRVQESTQVLRELEISLRTNHIGWVQEFLNEENRGLDVLLDYLAFAQCSVTYDMESTDNGAPSSEKSKPLEQSVEDLSKGPPASSVPQPRSRHLTVKCPPSPRLTPAHSRKTLRNSRIVSQKDDVHVCIMCLRAIMNYQSGFSLVMSHPACVNEIALSLNNKNPRTKALVLELLAAVCLVRGGHDIILAAFDNFKEVCGEQHRFEKLMEYFRNEDSNIDFMVACMQFINIVVHSVENMNFRVFLQYEFTHLGLDLYLERLRVTESDKLQVQIQAYLDNVFDVGVLLEDTETKNAVLEHMEELQEQVTLLTERLRDAENESMAKIAELEKQLSQARKELETMRERFSDSTAMGVPRRPPEPEKGPAPASARPSALELKVEELEEKGLIRILRGPGDAVSIEILPVAVATPSGGDAPTLGVPSSSPSPEPVPGAAAPPPPPPLPGLPSQQEAPLAEPPRAPPLPGSAEPPPPPPPLPGVLPPPPPPPPPPPGPDGLVPPPPPPPPGGLSGALAEPGPEMGPGVKAKKPIQTKFRMPLLNWVALKPSQITGTVFTELNDEKVLQELDMSDFEEQFKTKSQGPSLDLSALKGKAAQKAPSKATLIEANRAKNLAITLRKGNLGADRICQAIETYDLQALSLDFLELLTRFLPTEYERTLIARFEREQRPMEELSEEDQFMLRFSRIPRLQERMAALTFMGNFPDTVQLLMPQLNAVIAASMSIKSSDKLRQILEIVLAFGNYMNSSKRGAAYGFRLQSLDALLEMKSTDRKQTLLHYLVKVIAEKYPQLTGFHSDLHFLDKAGSVSLDSILGDVRALQRGLELTQREFVRQDDCAVLKEFLRANSPTMDKLLADSKTAQEAYDSVVEYFGENPKTTSPSMFFTLFSRFVKAYKKAEQEVEQWKKEAAAQEAGAETPGKGDSPALKSPPKARRPQMDLISELKRKQQKEPLIYESDRDGAIEDIITVLKTVPFTARTGKRTSRLLCEASLGEEIPL, from the exons AACTGCATGAACTTGCCCCCGGACAAGGTCCAGCTGCTGAGCCAGTATGACAACGAGAAGAAGTGGGAGCTCATCTGTGACCAG GAGCGGTTTCAAGTCAAGAACCCCCCCACAGCCTATATCCAGAAGCTGAAGAGCTACCTAGAAACTGGTGGGGTCAGCCGAAAGGTAGCATCGGATTGGATGTCCAACCTGGGG TTTAAGAGGCGAGTCCAGGAGTCCACTCAGGTGCTGCGGGAGCTGGAGATCTCCCTGAGGACAAACCACATCGG GTGGGTGCAGGAGTTCCTCAACGAGGAGAACCGCGGCCTGGATGTGCTCCTCGATTACCTGGCCTTTGCCCAGTGCTCCGTCAC GTATGACATGGAGAGCACAGACAATGGGGCCCCAAGCTCGGAGAAGAGCAAGCCCCTGGAGCAGTCAGTGGAAGACCTCAGCAAGGGCCCACCCGCCTCCTCGGTGCCACAGCCCAGGAGTCGCCACCTGACCGTCAA GTGCCCCCCTTCTCCCCG GCTGACCCCAGCCCACAGCAGGAAGACGCTGCGGAACTCGCGCATCGTCAGCCAGAAGGATGACGTCCACGTCTGCATTATGTGCTTGCGTGCCATCATGAACTACCAG tcTGGCTTCAGCCTCGTCatgagccacccagcctgtgtCAATGAGATTGCTCTGAGCCTCAACAACAAGAACCCCAG AACCAAGgctctggtgctggagctgctggcGGCTGTGTGCCTGGTGCGGGGAGGACACGACATCATCCTCGCAGCCTTTGACAACTTCAAGGAG GTGTGTGGGGAGCAGCACCGCTTTGAAAAGCTGATGGAATACTTCCGGAATGAAGACAGCAACATCGACTTCATG gtggcCTGCATGCAATTCATCAACATCGTGGTACACTCAGTGGAGAACATGAACTTCCGAGTCTTCCTGCAATATGAGTTCACCCACCTGGGCCTGGACCTGTACTTGGAG AGGCTGCGGGTCACAGAGAGCGACAAGCTGCAGGTGCAGATCCAGGCGTACCTGGACAACGTGTTCGATGTGGGCGTGCTGCTGGAGGACACGGAGACGAAGAACGCCGTGCTGGAGCACatggaggagctgcaggagcagGTGACCCTG CTGACAGAGCGGCTTCGGGACGCGGAGAACGAGTCCATGGCTAAGATCGCCGAGCTGGAGAAGCAGCTCAGCCAGGCCCGGAAGGAGCTGGAGACCATGCGG GAGCGCTTCAGCGATTCCACGGCCATGGGCGTCCCCAGGCGTCCACCCGAGCCTGAGAAAGGGCCTGCCCCGGCCTCGGCAAGGCCCTCGGCTCTAGAGCTGAAggtggaggagctggaggagaaggGGTTAATCCGTATCCTGCGGGGACCCGGGGATGCTGTCTCCATCGAGATCCTCCCCGTCGCCGTGGCAACTCCAAGCGGCGGTGATGCCCCGACTCTGGGAGTGCCCAgcagctcccccagcccag AGCCGGTTCCCGgagcagcagccccgcccccgccgcccccgctgcccggcctcccctcccagcAGGAAGCCCCGCTCGCGGAGCccccccgggccccgcccctccccggcaGCGcggagcccccgcccccgcccccgccgctgccCGGAGTcctgccgcccccgccgccgccgccgccgccgccgcctggccCAGATGGGCtggtgcctcccccacccccgccgcctcCCGGAGGTCTCTCTGGTGCCCTTGCGGAGCCGGGCCCAGAGATGGGCCCAG GAGTAAAGGCCAAGAAACCCATCCAGACCAAGTTCAGAATGCCCCTCTTAAACTGGGTCGCCCTGAAACCCAGCCAGATCACGGGCACTGTCTTCACTGAGCTCAATGATGAGAAGGTGCTGCAG GAACTGGACATGAGTGACTTTGAGGAGCAGTTCAAGACGAAGTCCCAAGGTCCCAGCCTGGACCTCAGTGCTCTCAAGGGTAAGGCAGCCCAGAAGGCCCCCAGCAAAGCCACACTCATTGAAGCCAACAGGGCCAAGAACCTGGCCATCACCCTGCGCAAGGGCAACCTGGGAGCAGACCGCATCTGCCAGGCCATCGAGAC GTACGACCTCCAGGCCCTTAGCCTGGACTTCCTGGAGCTGCTGACCCGCTTCCTGCCCACGGAGTATGAGCGCACCCTCATTGCCCGCTTCGAGCGGGAGCAGCGGCCGATGGAGGAGCTGTCAGAGGAGGACCAGTTCATGCTGCGCTTCAGCCGCATCCCGCGCCTGCAGGAGCGCATGGCCGCGCTAACCTTCATGGGCAACTTCCCGGATACCGTCCAGCTGCTCATGCCG CAACTGAATGCCGTCATTGCAGCCTCAATGTCCATTAAGTCGTCTGACAAACTCCGCCAGATCCTGGAG ATCGTCCTGGCCTTCGGCAACTACATGAACAGCAGCAAGCGTGGAGCAGCCTATGGCTTCCGGCTCCAGAGCCTGGATGCG CTGCTGGAGATGAAGTCGACCGACCGAAAGCAGACGCTGCTGCACTACCTGGTGAAGGTCATTGCTGAGAAGTATCCACAGCTCACAGGCTTCCACAGTGACCTGCACTTCCTGGACAAGGCGGGCTCAG TGTCCCTGGACAGCATCCTCGGGGACGTGCGTGCCCTGCAGCGAGGCCTGGAGTTGACCCAGCGGGAGTTTGTGCGGCAGGATGACTGCGCGGTGCTCAAGGAGTTCCTGAGGGCCAACTCCCCCACCATGGATAAGCTGCTGGCAGACAGCAAGACAGCGCAG GAGGCCTACGACTCCGTGGTGGAATACTTCGGAGAAAACCCCAAGACCACGTCCCCCTCCATGTTCTTTACCCTCTTCAGTCGCTTCGTCAAGGCCTACAAG AAAGCTGAGCAGGAGGTGGAACAGTGGAAGAAAGAAGCGGCTGCTCAGGAGGCAGGCGCTGAAACTCCAGGCAAAGGGGACTCCCCAGCACTCAAG tccccaCCGAAGGCTCGGAGGCCACAGATGGACCTCATCTCCGAGCTGAAACGGAAGCAGCAGAAGGAGCCACTCATCTATGAGAGTGACCGCGATGGGGCCATTGAAGACATCATCACAG TGCTCAAGACGGTGCCCTTCAC